The following are encoded together in the Labeo rohita strain BAU-BD-2019 chromosome 17, IGBB_LRoh.1.0, whole genome shotgun sequence genome:
- the hnrnpua gene encoding heterogeneous nuclear ribonucleoprotein U: MSSLNVKKLKVNELKDELKKRSLSDKGLKAELMARLQAALDQEALSTDTNGAEGQYEDGGGLGYMGDEDLEEDLAGESMEAEEEDGDNAEAEEQQDDEMEEEEEEEEDAGVEMDKSDEDEDVLLKDDDEEMEKFDEDDVALDMGPGEGDADKDKNDEQKNKKGVKRRRDEHGRGYFEFIEESKYSRAKSPQPPLEEEDEDFDDTTVCLDTYNCDLHFKVSRDRYSASSLTMESFAYLWAGGRASYGVAKGKACFEMKIIEKIPVKHISSKGIEIHDVLVGWSLANSSLLLGEEAHSYGFSSKAKKTSNGVTEDFGEAFDENDVVGCFINFDGAEVEISYSKNGQDLGTAFKVSKDELEGKPFFPHVLCHNCAVEFNFGKRETPFFPQPDGFTLLQQIPVCDRIRGPKGPETKEDCEVIVMVGLPGSGKTEWVTKHTQANPGKYNILGTNTIIEKMMISSLKRQMKDVTKLSAISQRAPLFLGKFIEIAARKKRNYILDQTNVSAPAQRRKMCLFAGFQRKAVVVCPTDEEYIQRTQKKAETDGKDVPEHAVLKMKGIYTLPVEGECFSEVLYVELQKEEATKLLEQYKEESKNSLPPEKKPNQGGVPPKRGGTRGRGGKNLFNRGGGPGQRGGRGGFQNRGNFRGVPGPRGGFSRPPRGFLPPPAFRGGFNRGSFNRGGGGMPNRGGAPRPGPGRGNMVNMGNRGGAMNRGNMGRGGGANRGNFNQKFRGRGGNNRGFKNGNYSMNKAQAFNQSWQQGFWNQKPWSQQYHPGYY; encoded by the exons ATGAGCTCACTGAATGTGAAGAAGCTGAAAGTGAACGAGCTGAAGGACGAGCTGAAGAAGAGGAGCCTCTCCGATAAAGGGCTGAAGGCTGAGCTGATGGCCCGGCTACAGGCCGCTCTGGATCAGGAGGCGCTGTCCACCGACACCAACGGTGCTGAAGGACAGTACGAGGATGGAGGCGGCCTCGGTTACATGGGCGACGAAGACCTTGAGGAAGATCTGGCTGGAGAGAGCATGGAGGCTGAGGAGGAGGATGGAGATAACGCGGAGGCTGAGGAGCAGCAGGATGATGagatggaggaggaggaggaggaggaggaggacgcCGGGGTAGAGATGGATAAAtcagatgaagatgaagatgttCTGCTcaaagatgatgatgaagaaatGGAGAAATTTGATGAGGATGATGTGGCTCTCGACATGGGCCCTGGCGAGG GGGATGCGGACAAAGACAAGAATGATGAACAGAAGAATAAGAAGGGTGTAAAGAGACGCCGAGATGAACATGGAAGGGGCTACTTTGAATTTATTGAAGAAAGCAAATACAGCCG GGCAAAGTCTCCCCAGCCTCCACTGGAGGAAGAGGATGAAGACTTTGATGACACAACTGTGTGTTTGGACACCT ACAACTGTGACCTGCACTTCAAGGTGTCTCGGGATCGGTATAGCGCCTCCTCTCTCACCATGGAGAGCTTTGCCTACCTGTGGGCCGGGGGACGAGCGTCTTACGGTGTGGCAAAGGGCAAGGCTTGCTTTGAAATGAAG ATTATCGAGAAGATTCCTGTAAAACACATTTCCAGTAAAGGAATTGAGATTCATGACGTCCTGGTGGGTTGGTCACTGGCCAATAGCTCTCTTCTGCTGG GGGAGGAAGCACACTCgtatggcttttcatctaaGGCCAAGAAAACCAGCAACGGCGTGACGGAGGACTTTGGGGAGGCTTTTGATGAGAATGACGTCGTTGGTTGCTTTATT AACTTTGATGGTGCAGAAGTGGAAATTTCCTATTCCAAGAATGGACAGGACCTGGGAACAGCTTTCAAAGTCAGTAAGGACGAGTTGGAGGGAAAGCCGTTCTTCCCTCACGTCCTCTGCCACAACTGTGCGGTTGAGTTCAACTTCGGCAAGCGTGAAACCCCTTTTTTTCCCCAGCCTGATGGCTTTACGCTCCTGCAGCAGATCCCCGTTTGCGATCGCATCAGAGGACCGAAGGGACCCGAGACCAAAGAAGACTGTGAG GTCATTGTCATGGTTGGCCTGCCTGGATCTGGCAAAACAGAATGGGTTACAAAGCACACACAAGCCAATCCTGGAAAATACAACATCCTTGGAACAAACACAATCATTGAGAAGATGATG ATTTCCAGTTTGAAGCGACAGATGAAAGATGTCACGAAACTCTCAGCGATATCTCAGCGCGCTCCTCTCTTCCTTGGGAAATTCATCGAAATAGCAGCACGTAAAAAACGCAACTACATTCTTGACCAG ACTAACGTATCAGCACCAGCCCAAAGAAGGAAAATGTGCCTGTTTGCCGGTTTCCAGCGTAAAGCAGTGGTAGTCTGTCCCACAGATGAGGAATATATACAGAGGACTCAGAAAAAGGCAGAAACGGATGGCAAAGATGTACCTGAACATGCAGTCCTGAAAATGAAAG GAATATACACGTTGCCTGTGGAAGGTGAGTGCTTCAGTGAAGTGCTTTATGTCGAGCTGCAGAAGGAAGAAGCTACCAAACTACTTGAACAGTACAAGGAGGAGAGCAAAAATTCTCTTCCTCCTGAGAAAAAGCCAAACCAGGGAGGTGTTCCACCAAAGAGGGGAGGCACTCGGGGACGAGGAGGCAAAAATCTATTCAACCGGGGTGGAGGACCGGGTCAGAGGGGAGGACGAGGAGGCTTTCAAAACCGAGGCAACTTTAGGGGTG TGCCTGGACCTCGTGGTGGGTTCAGCAGGCCACCGAGAGGCTTCCTTCCTCCCCCTGCCTTCAGAGGAGGTTTCAACCGGGGCAGTTTCAACCGTGGTGGTGGTGGGATGCCTAACAGAGGTGGCGCCCCAAGGCCGGGACCTGGACGTGGCAATATGGTGAACATGGGCAACAGAGGAGGGGCCATGAACAGGGGCAACATGGGACGAGGGGGAGGGGCCAACCGGGGCAACTTCAACCAG AAATTCAGGGGTCGAGGAGGAAATAATCGAGGTTTTAAAAATGGAAACTATAGCATGAACAAAGCACAAGCTTTCAACCAGAGCTGGCAACAAggg TTTTGGAACCAAAAGCCATGGAGTCAACAATACCATCCTGGATATTACTGA
- the efcab2 gene encoding dynein regulatory complex protein 8, whose product MADKYNAENIITETQKRISNAFDVFDHESNKTVDVREIGTIIRSLGCFPSEADLHDIIAELEEEEPTGFVRYEKFLPTMTKILLERKFRPITEDLLLQAFEVLDQQKKGHLEPEELTKYLTQEGEPFTQEEMDEMLSAAVDPDKNVILYRDFVSMMTFDDTR is encoded by the exons ATGGCGGACAAGTACAACGCAG AAAATATTATAACAGAAACTCAAAAGAGGATAAGTAATGCCTTTGACGTGTTTGACCACGAATCCAACAAGACTGTTGATGTCAG AGAAATAGGCACCATTATCCGTTCACTTGGCTGTTTCCCATCAGAAGCTGATTTGCATGATATCATTGCTGAG CTAGAAGAAGAAGAGCCCACTGGGTTTGTACGCTATGAGAAGTTTCTTCCAACCATGACTAAGATTCTGCTGGAACGCAA gttcCGTCCTATTACAGAAGACCTGCTTCTTCAGGCCTTTGAG GTTTTAGATCAACAAAAAAAAGGACACTTGGAACCAGAGGAACTGACCAAATATTTAACTCAAGAAG GAGAGCCTTTCACACAGGAAGAGATGGATGAAATGCTGTCTGCGGCTGTTGATcctgataaaaatgtaattctctACAGGGACTTTGTGAGCATGATGACCTTTGATGACACTCGATAA